A single genomic interval of Planctomycetota bacterium harbors:
- a CDS encoding ATP phosphoribosyltransferase regulatory subunit, whose amino-acid sequence MGQHQAPTGTRDLYPMDAARRRFIMDSWRSSSVRHGFEEVDGPTFEHLDLYTVKSGEGIVSELFSFQRTGGEKTYALRPEFTPTLARLYAARAGSLPKPTKWFMAGPFFRAERPQRGRLREFLQWNVDFLGLAGDPKTPAEVEAAKAAADAEVIAACVSLLAGLGLTPRDVRVRVNHRAALSDWLVGQGVAVERQGELFALLDKRGKISGKEFAEGLAQFGFSLAQAEVFQRGVVRVTVNDPAGADEVLDLTMFSHAVMPLAQQLAQMGIVDWIDFDLTVVRGLAYYTGMVFEVHEAGGQERAIAGGGRYDGLVELFGGPSTPAVGFGMGDVVLGLVLADRGLMPDDAGLMEKAGLRPDAFVLSNGSPEAEQWVRPLVARLRGAGLHARHSYKATKNIGKLIQDANGARARYAVIIESPERATLKDLATGTQETIALADVDARVARR is encoded by the coding sequence ATGGGCCAGCACCAGGCACCCACCGGCACGCGCGACTTGTACCCGATGGACGCCGCCCGGCGTCGGTTCATCATGGACTCGTGGCGGAGTTCGTCGGTGCGGCACGGGTTCGAGGAGGTCGACGGGCCGACGTTCGAGCATCTCGACCTGTACACGGTGAAGAGCGGCGAGGGGATCGTCAGCGAGTTGTTCTCGTTCCAGCGGACGGGGGGCGAGAAGACCTACGCGCTGCGCCCCGAGTTCACGCCGACGCTGGCGCGCCTGTACGCGGCCCGGGCGGGGAGTTTGCCCAAGCCCACGAAGTGGTTCATGGCCGGGCCCTTCTTCCGGGCGGAGCGGCCTCAGCGCGGGCGGCTGCGCGAGTTCCTGCAGTGGAACGTGGACTTTCTGGGGCTGGCGGGAGACCCCAAGACGCCGGCGGAGGTGGAGGCGGCCAAGGCCGCCGCTGACGCGGAGGTGATCGCGGCGTGCGTCTCGCTGCTGGCGGGGCTGGGGCTGACGCCCCGGGACGTGCGCGTGCGGGTGAACCACCGGGCGGCGTTGTCGGACTGGCTGGTGGGGCAGGGCGTGGCGGTCGAGCGGCAGGGGGAGTTGTTCGCGCTGCTGGACAAGCGGGGGAAGATCAGCGGCAAGGAGTTTGCGGAGGGGCTGGCCCAGTTCGGGTTCAGCCTGGCGCAGGCGGAGGTCTTTCAGCGGGGCGTGGTGCGGGTGACGGTGAACGACCCGGCGGGCGCGGACGAGGTGCTGGACCTCACGATGTTCTCGCACGCGGTGATGCCGCTGGCGCAGCAGTTGGCGCAGATGGGGATCGTGGACTGGATCGACTTTGACCTGACGGTGGTGCGTGGGCTGGCGTACTACACGGGGATGGTGTTCGAGGTGCACGAGGCGGGGGGGCAGGAGCGGGCGATCGCGGGTGGCGGTCGGTACGACGGGCTGGTGGAGCTGTTCGGCGGGCCGTCCACGCCGGCGGTGGGGTTCGGGATGGGCGACGTGGTGCTGGGGCTGGTGCTGGCGGACCGCGGGCTGATGCCCGACGACGCGGGGCTGATGGAAAAGGCGGGGCTGAGGCCGGACGCGTTCGTGCTGAGCAACGGGAGCCCGGAGGCGGAGCAGTGGGTGAGGCCGCTGGTCGCGCGATTGCGCGGGGCGGGGCTGCACGCGCGTCATTCGTACAAGGCGACGAAGAACATCGGGAAACTGATCCAGGACGCGAACGGCGCGCGGGCGCGGTACGCGGTGATCATCGAGAGCCCGGAGCGCGCGACGCTGAAGGACCTCGCGACGGGCACGCAGGAGACGATCGCGCTGGCGGACGTTGATGCGCGCGTGGCGAGGCGGTAG
- a CDS encoding S26 family signal peptidase, whose protein sequence is MTSPSSTSSASPPAAAARHKGSIRETFISIIIAFAMAFVFRGFVVEAFLIPTGSMAPTLLGQHMRFQSRSTGYAWPVDTRDRNAYSGNPLPIQGSSRPVVGIRPYPETPRTPGSITVHDPMSRDRIEQSNIPVAWGDRIFVLKYLYSIYDPQRFDVVVFKNPTDPTQNFIKRLVGLPNEMVALIDGDVFTRPASAADAGAPNPWLLPGWTVQRKPERAQLAMWQTVADTSYAPINSETLGRKPVWRAATPEHASRWRIGHAPTFAYTGEGPSALEWNPEFPINDSYAYNEASQPEANRVPVGDVRLSAGIEAAADGLVASPVVRHRGHEFRADISADAVVLRMKRLARTDRAADSPGMITTPEGEWVELARAQRGVVFRPGQVVNIEFWHVDQSVALYVNDERVAFGAYTMTPDERLRFSVGLSAEQASANDTSLVFAGYQQPVVRWEFGGPVTMHRVALARDIHYQATTYRSGPLSGRPALATHPASTLTLGPDQFFVCGDNSPASSDGRLWDPPNPWVAEYDEDTGIVPRDLLIGKAFWVYFPAPYKRQGIPVPDFGRMRFIW, encoded by the coding sequence ATGACGAGCCCGTCGAGCACTTCGAGCGCCAGCCCGCCCGCCGCCGCCGCGCGCCACAAGGGCTCCATCCGCGAGACGTTCATCTCGATCATCATCGCCTTCGCCATGGCGTTCGTCTTCCGGGGCTTCGTCGTCGAGGCCTTCCTTATCCCCACCGGCTCCATGGCCCCCACGCTCCTGGGCCAGCACATGCGCTTCCAGAGCCGCTCCACCGGCTACGCGTGGCCCGTTGATACCCGCGACCGCAACGCCTACAGCGGCAACCCGCTCCCCATCCAGGGCAGTTCGAGACCCGTCGTTGGCATCCGCCCATACCCCGAAACCCCCCGCACGCCCGGCTCGATCACCGTCCACGACCCCATGAGCCGCGACCGCATCGAGCAGTCCAACATCCCCGTCGCCTGGGGCGACCGCATCTTCGTGCTCAAGTACCTCTACTCCATCTACGACCCCCAGCGCTTCGACGTCGTCGTCTTCAAGAACCCCACCGATCCCACGCAGAACTTCATCAAGCGCCTCGTCGGCCTGCCCAACGAGATGGTCGCGCTCATCGATGGCGACGTCTTCACCCGACCCGCCTCCGCCGCCGACGCCGGCGCCCCCAACCCCTGGCTCCTCCCCGGCTGGACGGTGCAGCGCAAGCCCGAGCGTGCCCAGCTCGCGATGTGGCAGACCGTCGCCGACACCTCGTACGCCCCCATCAACTCCGAAACCCTCGGACGCAAGCCCGTCTGGCGCGCCGCCACCCCCGAGCACGCCTCCCGCTGGCGCATCGGGCACGCGCCGACGTTCGCGTACACCGGCGAGGGTCCCTCGGCCCTCGAATGGAACCCCGAGTTCCCCATCAACGACTCCTACGCGTACAACGAGGCCTCGCAGCCCGAAGCGAACCGCGTGCCCGTGGGCGACGTCCGCCTCAGCGCGGGCATCGAGGCCGCCGCCGACGGGCTGGTCGCGTCCCCGGTTGTCCGCCATCGCGGGCACGAGTTCCGCGCCGACATCAGCGCCGACGCCGTCGTCCTCCGCATGAAGCGCCTGGCCCGCACCGACCGCGCCGCCGATTCGCCCGGCATGATCACCACGCCCGAGGGCGAGTGGGTCGAGCTCGCCCGCGCGCAGCGCGGCGTCGTCTTCCGGCCCGGGCAGGTCGTCAACATCGAGTTCTGGCACGTCGACCAGTCGGTCGCGCTGTACGTCAACGACGAGCGCGTCGCCTTCGGCGCGTACACCATGACCCCCGACGAGCGCCTCCGCTTCAGCGTCGGCCTCTCCGCCGAACAGGCCAGCGCGAACGACACCTCGCTCGTCTTCGCCGGGTACCAGCAGCCGGTGGTGCGCTGGGAGTTCGGCGGGCCCGTCACCATGCACCGCGTCGCGCTCGCGCGCGACATCCACTACCAGGCCACCACCTACCGCTCGGGCCCGCTCAGCGGCCGGCCCGCCCTCGCCACCCACCCCGCCAGCACGCTCACCCTCGGCCCCGACCAGTTCTTCGTCTGCGGCGACAACAGCCCCGCCAGTTCCGACGGCCGCCTCTGGGATCCGCCCAACCCCTGGGTCGCCGAGTACGACGAAGACACCGGCATCGTCCCGCGCGACCTGCTCATCGGCAAGGCCTTCTGGGTCTACTTCCCCGCGCCCTACAAGCGCCAGGGCATCCCCGTCCCGGACTTCGGCCGCATGCGTTTCATCTGGTGA